In Streptomyces sp. NBC_00878, a single window of DNA contains:
- a CDS encoding SulP family inorganic anion transporter encodes MSGLHARGRVPAHARMPDAPPVPDFPAPTAPAYAPDISPPAPTSAPTSAATSAATSTGATPPTKTARTARTARTNKTAGTSKSTKGPKADLATEITASLVVFLVALPLCIGVAVASGVPAELGIISGVIGGLVVGAARGSTLQVSGPAAGLAALVAETVVEYGVAMLGVIVLGSGILQIVLGLVRLGRIFQAISLAVVQGMLAGIGLPLMFSQLYPMSDSKAPGTPIENMAGLPGLIADTSANPQALIAAGLGIATIALSFLWKKMPGPVKKVPAALVAVGIGIAVASLPGVDVKTLQVGNLLASVDVPGPAEFAGLADVGIITAILTFTVIASAESLFTAAAVDRMHSGPRTRYNPELIAQGAGNTVAGLLGALPITAVVARSSANVQAGAKTRLSRTLHGLWLLAFALLLPQVLALIPIAVLAGVLVHSGWKLFAPEEFPKMWRQDRGEFAVMTLTTLVIVATALLEGVLFGLAAGIVLAALRMSQTVIKQHLEEDTAKVVMAGNATFLRLPQLIEALEAAAEAGKPRIRLDLTGVTHLDHACRNQVEEFVAQQRGLGLRVELLMPGPAKPASVADPAVGEQAHPTGAALPRHPYAPTTTGPTRGPGPTAEWFYLDTRPVPEEYASR; translated from the coding sequence ATGAGCGGGCTGCACGCACGCGGACGCGTACCGGCGCACGCCAGGATGCCGGACGCCCCGCCGGTCCCGGACTTCCCCGCCCCGACCGCACCCGCCTACGCCCCGGACATCTCCCCGCCGGCCCCCACTTCGGCCCCCACTTCGGCAGCCACATCGGCAGCCACTTCGACGGGCGCCACCCCGCCGACCAAGACCGCCAGGACCGCAAGGACCGCAAGGACGAACAAGACCGCCGGAACCAGCAAGAGCACCAAGGGGCCGAAGGCCGACCTCGCGACCGAGATCACCGCCTCCCTCGTCGTCTTCCTCGTCGCGCTCCCCCTGTGCATCGGCGTGGCCGTCGCCTCCGGTGTCCCCGCCGAGTTGGGCATCATCTCCGGTGTCATCGGCGGCCTGGTGGTCGGCGCCGCGCGCGGCAGCACCCTCCAAGTCAGCGGTCCGGCGGCCGGGTTGGCGGCCCTCGTGGCGGAGACCGTCGTCGAGTACGGCGTCGCCATGCTCGGCGTGATCGTCCTCGGCTCGGGCATCCTGCAGATCGTCCTGGGCCTGGTCCGCCTCGGCCGGATCTTCCAGGCGATCTCGCTGGCCGTCGTCCAGGGCATGCTCGCGGGCATCGGACTGCCGCTGATGTTCAGCCAGTTGTACCCGATGTCCGACTCCAAGGCCCCGGGCACGCCGATCGAGAACATGGCGGGCCTCCCCGGTCTGATCGCCGACACCTCCGCCAACCCCCAGGCGCTGATCGCCGCAGGACTCGGCATCGCCACCATCGCGCTCAGCTTCCTGTGGAAGAAGATGCCGGGCCCGGTGAAGAAGGTCCCGGCCGCGCTCGTGGCCGTCGGGATCGGTATCGCGGTCGCCTCGCTGCCGGGCGTGGACGTGAAGACGCTCCAGGTGGGCAATCTGCTCGCGTCCGTGGACGTCCCCGGCCCGGCCGAGTTCGCGGGACTCGCCGACGTCGGGATCATCACCGCCATCCTCACCTTCACGGTGATCGCCTCGGCGGAGAGCCTGTTCACGGCCGCCGCAGTGGACCGTATGCACAGCGGCCCGCGCACCCGCTACAACCCCGAACTCATCGCCCAGGGCGCCGGAAACACCGTGGCGGGCCTCCTCGGCGCGCTGCCCATCACTGCGGTCGTGGCCCGCAGTTCCGCGAACGTCCAGGCGGGCGCCAAGACCCGCCTGTCCCGTACGCTGCACGGCCTGTGGCTGCTGGCCTTCGCGCTGCTCCTGCCCCAGGTCCTCGCCCTGATCCCGATCGCCGTCCTCGCGGGCGTCCTCGTCCACAGCGGCTGGAAGCTCTTCGCCCCCGAGGAGTTCCCGAAGATGTGGCGCCAGGACCGGGGCGAGTTCGCGGTGATGACCCTCACCACGCTGGTCATCGTGGCGACCGCGCTCCTCGAAGGCGTCCTCTTCGGCCTGGCCGCCGGCATCGTCCTCGCGGCCCTTCGCATGTCGCAGACCGTCATCAAGCAGCACCTGGAGGAGGACACCGCCAAGGTCGTCATGGCGGGCAACGCCACGTTCCTGCGGCTGCCCCAGCTGATCGAGGCCCTGGAGGCCGCCGCCGAGGCGGGCAAGCCGCGCATCCGGCTCGACCTGACCGGTGTGACCCACCTCGATCACGCCTGTCGCAACCAGGTGGAGGAGTTCGTCGCCCAGCAGCGGGGGCTCGGCCTGCGGGTGGAGTTGCTGATGCC
- a CDS encoding carbonic anhydrase — MKALLDRARSFKRRVDFESGEYRKLAEGQYPEALFITCSDSRVIPALITGARPGEIFELRNAGNIVPPHGRQGASGEAATIEYALEVLGVQDIVVCGHSHCGAMGALKSGDDLSALPGVDAWLDLARPELAPLLDGAFEDPSMPAVAQLNVVNQLAALRSYPVTKPRLDAGRLRLHGWYYEVDTGQVHELDEDGSFRVHAA, encoded by the coding sequence GTGAAGGCACTGCTGGACCGCGCCCGCTCGTTCAAGAGGCGCGTCGATTTCGAGAGCGGCGAATACCGGAAACTGGCCGAAGGCCAATATCCGGAGGCATTGTTCATTACCTGCTCGGACTCACGGGTCATACCCGCCCTGATCACGGGCGCACGGCCCGGAGAGATATTCGAGCTGCGGAACGCGGGCAATATCGTTCCACCGCACGGGCGGCAGGGCGCCTCCGGCGAGGCCGCCACCATCGAGTACGCACTGGAGGTGCTCGGCGTTCAGGACATCGTCGTGTGCGGCCATTCCCACTGCGGCGCGATGGGCGCTCTGAAGTCCGGCGACGACCTGTCCGCGCTGCCCGGTGTGGACGCCTGGCTGGACCTGGCCCGCCCGGAGCTCGCGCCGTTGCTCGACGGAGCATTCGAGGACCCGTCGATGCCCGCCGTGGCCCAGCTCAACGTCGTCAACCAGCTTGCGGCTCTGCGGAGTTACCCGGTGACCAAGCCACGGCTCGACGCGGGACGGCTGCGGCTGCACGGCTGGTACTACGAGGTCGACACCGGCCAGGTCCACGAGTTGGACGAGGACGGCAGCTTCCGGGTGCACGCCGCATGA
- a CDS encoding HAMP domain-containing sensor histidine kinase → MTRRLLLSYLSLAVLLLLCLEIPLGFVYSRGERERVTNLAKEEAESVSAYASLALSMGGRAGRDLPGRVSRCADRIDGKVVVVDRSGALVTSSHTLSAAETQGLATRPGIAAALRGAATQDVRTSTIGGVQYLSVAAPIAQGSYEQGAVWITLPTRMVQARVHHVWLLLALGGLAALTAVAVIGFAIARWTGRPIRELERATHELAEGGPSTPVAITKGPPEVRSLAATFNRTAARLEHLLASQRAFAGEASHQLKTPLAALRLRLENLESDIALHARGNLTAAMTETDRLARMVEGLLAMARLDESAAVREPVDLDRVCAERHRAWAPMFEQYGVQLVLLGDYGGPVLALPGAVEQILDNLLSNALRVAPRHSTVSIDLRRPETHERRFHHRPAGPDRVELHVTDEGPGMTEEQRRRAFDRFWRAPDAPKGGTGLGLALVQRLAHASGGDVLLRAGASGGLDAVVRLAPGGGGSAASPRPLESAAQRVF, encoded by the coding sequence GTGACGCGTCGGCTCCTGCTCAGTTACCTGAGCCTCGCCGTGTTGCTCCTGCTCTGCCTGGAGATCCCGTTGGGCTTCGTCTACTCCCGCGGCGAGCGCGAGCGGGTCACCAACCTGGCGAAGGAGGAGGCGGAGTCGGTCTCCGCGTACGCGTCGCTGGCCCTCTCCATGGGCGGCCGCGCGGGACGGGACCTGCCCGGCAGGGTGAGCCGCTGCGCGGACCGCATCGACGGCAAGGTGGTGGTCGTCGACCGTTCCGGCGCGTTGGTCACCAGTTCGCACACCCTGTCGGCGGCGGAGACGCAGGGCCTCGCCACCCGTCCCGGGATCGCGGCGGCGCTGCGGGGAGCGGCCACGCAGGACGTCCGTACCTCCACCATCGGCGGCGTCCAGTACCTGTCGGTCGCGGCCCCGATCGCGCAGGGCTCGTACGAACAGGGCGCCGTGTGGATCACGTTGCCCACGCGGATGGTGCAGGCCCGGGTGCACCATGTCTGGCTGCTGCTGGCGCTCGGCGGGCTCGCGGCCCTCACCGCCGTCGCGGTCATCGGCTTCGCCATCGCCCGCTGGACCGGCCGCCCCATCCGTGAACTGGAGCGCGCCACGCACGAGTTGGCCGAGGGCGGCCCGTCCACACCGGTGGCGATCACCAAGGGACCGCCGGAGGTACGGAGCCTCGCGGCCACCTTCAACCGCACCGCGGCCCGCCTCGAACACCTCCTCGCCTCCCAGCGCGCCTTCGCGGGCGAGGCCTCGCACCAGCTCAAGACGCCCCTCGCCGCGCTGCGACTGCGCCTGGAGAACCTGGAGTCCGACATCGCCCTGCACGCCCGGGGCAACCTGACCGCCGCGATGACCGAGACCGACCGGCTCGCCAGGATGGTCGAGGGGCTGCTGGCGATGGCCCGGCTCGACGAGAGCGCGGCGGTGCGCGAGCCGGTTGACCTGGACCGGGTCTGCGCGGAGCGGCACCGGGCCTGGGCGCCGATGTTCGAGCAGTACGGCGTACAGCTCGTGCTGCTCGGCGACTACGGCGGACCGGTCCTCGCCCTGCCCGGCGCGGTCGAGCAGATCCTGGACAACCTGCTGTCCAACGCACTGCGCGTGGCGCCCCGTCACTCCACGGTGTCCATCGACCTGCGCAGGCCCGAGACCCACGAACGCCGCTTCCACCACCGCCCGGCGGGCCCGGACCGCGTCGAACTGCACGTCACGGACGAGGGCCCCGGCATGACCGAGGAACAGCGCCGCCGCGCCTTCGACCGCTTCTGGCGCGCTCCCGACGCGCCGAAGGGCGGTACGGGGCTGGGTCTGGCCCTCGTCCAGCGGCTTGCCCATGCGAGCGGAGGTGACGTCCTGCTCCGTGCCGGTGCCTCCGGCGGTTTGGACGCGGTGGTCCGGCTGGCGCCGGGCGGTGGTGGCTCGGCGGCTTCCCCGAGACCGTTGGAGAGCGCGGCTCAACGGGTGTTCTGA
- a CDS encoding SDR family NAD(P)-dependent oxidoreductase, which translates to MNRIRFSQRTVLVTGGGTGIGRAVALAFAAEGASVVVAGRTRETLDETVALAERAGGTAVAQVADVASAADMAALVRTAVDRFGSLDVAVNNAGVFRGGQPIADLPEEDWRTLLDINVTGVLLALRAEVLQMRTQPGGGAIVNVSSNLGAHMQWPNTTAYAASKAAVSALTAGAALDHVSDGIRINAVSPGASATTMSLRPGETDADRAARMKEESPLGRVSSTEEVAEAVLYLASDAAASVIGTDLVIDGGSSL; encoded by the coding sequence ATGAACCGCATCCGCTTCTCGCAGCGCACCGTCCTCGTCACCGGGGGCGGAACCGGGATCGGGCGGGCCGTCGCGCTCGCGTTCGCCGCCGAGGGCGCCTCCGTCGTCGTGGCGGGCCGTACCCGGGAGACGCTCGACGAGACCGTCGCTCTCGCCGAACGGGCCGGTGGCACGGCGGTCGCGCAGGTCGCCGACGTGGCAAGCGCCGCGGACATGGCGGCGCTCGTCCGCACGGCGGTCGACCGCTTCGGCTCTCTCGACGTCGCCGTGAACAACGCGGGCGTCTTCCGCGGCGGACAGCCCATCGCCGACCTCCCCGAGGAGGACTGGCGGACGCTGCTCGACATCAACGTCACCGGTGTACTCCTCGCCCTGCGGGCCGAGGTCCTGCAGATGCGGACCCAGCCGGGCGGCGGGGCGATCGTCAACGTCTCCTCCAACCTGGGCGCGCACATGCAGTGGCCCAACACCACCGCGTACGCCGCCTCCAAGGCCGCCGTCTCCGCGCTCACCGCCGGCGCCGCCCTCGACCACGTCTCCGACGGCATCCGTATCAACGCCGTGAGCCCCGGCGCCTCCGCGACCACCATGTCGCTGCGGCCCGGCGAGACCGACGCCGACCGCGCCGCGCGGATGAAGGAGGAGTCGCCGCTCGGCCGCGTCTCGTCGACGGAGGAGGTGGCCGAGGCCGTTCTGTACCTGGCCTCCGACGCCGCGGCGTCCGTGATCGGCACGGACCTGGTGATCGACGGGGGTTCGTCGCTGTAG
- a CDS encoding MFS transporter, with translation MAVAVITSRSSRAAFVLLGGVQVMLIFTLAAVAVPLPGIGDEFGVRREELILLSAAYGLTFAGLLLFGGRLADRYGGHRTLTAGLLVFGVASVAAPLAPGYGTLLAARFAQGAGAALIAPAAMAVLRTVFPSPAAYRGAMATWGGLSVLGATAGNLLSGVISALLSWRWAFAVPLAATVAALALAPRVLPPRVLPPEATRAHSGNSGSAHPARPQLDVPGALLATAGLASASYGLVLTDAWPWTSGRVLGPLAAGVVLLVVFVQVERRARDPLLPPRFLLDGRRALGLAATALTAAGTSTVFVVFSLHLQDDRGWSALRTSAAFVPFAVALLASGRVAGRLVGRYGAAVVTGFGLAVGAVGLTLLALTGFGGFSGFGGSGGFGGSGGFGGSGGFGGDIPYAYGLLPGFVLLAAGVAASFAGAAVLATDRVPAERTGLAGGVHNTAMETGPTVVFALLLAVGGDAASLAVTAVLFGTAALALRLARR, from the coding sequence GTGGCCGTTGCCGTGATCACATCCCGCTCCAGCCGAGCCGCGTTCGTACTGCTCGGTGGCGTGCAGGTCATGCTGATCTTCACGTTGGCCGCCGTGGCCGTGCCGCTGCCGGGGATCGGGGACGAATTCGGGGTGCGGCGCGAGGAGTTGATTCTGCTCAGTGCGGCGTACGGGCTGACGTTCGCCGGGCTGTTGCTGTTCGGGGGGCGGCTCGCCGACCGGTACGGCGGGCATCGGACGCTCACCGCTGGGCTGCTGGTGTTCGGGGTCGCGTCGGTCGCCGCCCCGCTCGCTCCCGGTTACGGCACGCTGCTCGCGGCCCGGTTCGCCCAGGGCGCGGGCGCGGCCCTGATCGCGCCGGCCGCGATGGCGGTGCTGCGGACGGTGTTCCCCTCCCCCGCCGCGTACCGGGGCGCGATGGCGACCTGGGGCGGGCTTTCGGTCCTCGGTGCCACGGCGGGCAATCTGCTCTCCGGCGTCATCTCGGCGCTTTTGTCCTGGCGTTGGGCCTTCGCCGTACCGCTCGCCGCGACGGTGGCGGCGCTCGCGCTGGCGCCCCGGGTGCTGCCGCCCCGGGTGCTGCCGCCCGAGGCGACCCGAGCGCACTCCGGGAACAGCGGGTCCGCGCACCCCGCCCGCCCCCAACTCGACGTCCCCGGCGCCCTCTTGGCCACAGCCGGGCTGGCCTCCGCCAGCTACGGGCTCGTCCTCACCGACGCGTGGCCCTGGACATCGGGCCGGGTGCTCGGGCCACTGGCCGCCGGAGTCGTCCTGCTGGTCGTGTTCGTCCAGGTCGAGCGGCGGGCGCGTGATCCGCTGCTGCCGCCGCGCTTCCTGCTCGACGGGCGGCGCGCGCTCGGGCTCGCCGCCACCGCGCTGACCGCGGCCGGGACCTCGACCGTCTTCGTAGTGTTCTCGCTCCATCTGCAGGACGACCGCGGTTGGTCGGCGTTGCGGACGTCGGCCGCGTTCGTACCGTTCGCCGTGGCGCTCCTCGCGTCCGGCCGAGTGGCGGGGCGGCTCGTCGGGCGGTACGGAGCGGCCGTCGTCACCGGCTTCGGGCTGGCCGTCGGTGCGGTGGGCCTCACGCTGCTCGCGCTCACGGGATTCGGCGGATTCAGCGGATTTGGTGGTTCCGGTGGATTTGGTGGTTCCGGTGGATTTGGTGGTTCCGGTGGATTCGGTGGTGACATCCCGTACGCGTACGGGCTTCTTCCCGGCTTCGTCCTGCTGGCCGCCGGGGTCGCCGCCTCCTTCGCCGGGGCCGCCGTGCTGGCCACCGACCGGGTGCCCGCGGAGCGGACCGGGCTCGCGGGCGGTGTGCACAACACGGCGATGGAGACCGGGCCGACCGTCGTCTTCGCCCTGTTGCTCGCCGTCGGCGGCGACGCGGCGAGTCTCGCGGTGACAGCGGTCCTCTTCGGCACCGCCGCCCTGGCCCTACGCCTCGCGCGTCGCTGA
- a CDS encoding TetR/AcrR family transcriptional regulator — translation MARTKEFDPDAALQSALELFWRRGYEATSMADLVEHLGVGRASIYATFGNKHELYLKALDRYGESSDALMLRELSQAGAALPAVRALVRRFAAEAADESCRLNGCFVTNTAAELAPHDTSAARRVELSWDHIETLMHSALVRAQAQGELAEDRDPRALARMLLVLMQGLRVVGKASAEPGRVRDAAEQALTLLD, via the coding sequence GTGGCCAGGACCAAGGAGTTCGATCCGGACGCCGCGCTGCAGTCGGCCCTCGAGCTGTTCTGGCGGCGCGGCTACGAGGCGACGTCGATGGCGGACCTCGTCGAGCACCTCGGCGTCGGGCGCGCCAGCATCTACGCGACCTTCGGCAACAAGCACGAGCTGTACCTGAAGGCACTGGACCGGTACGGGGAGTCGAGCGATGCGCTGATGTTGCGCGAACTGTCGCAGGCGGGGGCGGCGTTGCCCGCCGTGCGTGCGCTGGTACGGCGGTTCGCGGCCGAGGCGGCGGACGAGTCCTGCCGCCTCAACGGCTGTTTCGTCACCAACACGGCGGCCGAGCTGGCGCCTCACGACACTTCGGCGGCCCGGCGGGTCGAGCTCAGCTGGGACCACATCGAGACCCTGATGCACTCGGCGCTGGTGCGTGCGCAGGCGCAGGGGGAGCTTGCGGAGGATCGGGATCCTCGGGCGCTGGCTCGGATGTTGCTGGTGTTGATGCAGGGGTTGCGGGTGGTCGGCAAGGCATCGGCGGAGCCCGGGCGGGTTCGGGATGCGGCTGAGCAGGCTCTCACCTTGCTCGACTGA
- the nirD gene encoding nitrite reductase small subunit NirD, whose amino-acid sequence MTLAPETTTTTTTTVQLQLTDGWFTVCDLSVLTPGRGVAALLPDGRQVALFRDRAGEMYAIDNRDPFSGAAVLSRGLTGTHQGRPFVASPLLKQRFDLESGQCLDDETVKVATYEVRAR is encoded by the coding sequence ATGACCCTGGCCCCCGAGACGACCACGACGACCACCACCACGGTCCAACTCCAGCTGACGGACGGCTGGTTCACGGTCTGCGACCTCTCCGTACTGACCCCCGGCCGCGGGGTGGCGGCGCTGCTCCCGGACGGCCGCCAGGTCGCGCTCTTCAGGGACCGCGCGGGCGAGATGTACGCGATCGACAACCGCGACCCGTTCTCCGGTGCGGCCGTCCTCTCCCGCGGGCTCACGGGCACCCACCAGGGCCGCCCGTTCGTCGCCTCACCACTCCTCAAGCAGCGTTTCGACCTGGAGTCGGGCCAGTGCCTGGACGACGAGACGGTAAAGGTGGCGACGTACGAGGTGCGGGCGCGGTAG
- the nirB gene encoding nitrite reductase large subunit NirB, which yields MTASLGATPTIVLVGHGMVGQRFLEALAERGLTATHRVVVLCEEPRPAYDRVQLTSYFSGTTPEELSMTDMEFIKDHGIELHVGDPAETVDRAAKRVTARSGLTVDYDTLVLATGSYPFVPPVPNKDAEGCFVYRTIEDLLAIEEYAKAKATTGAVVGGGLLGLEAAGALKGLGLTSHIVEFAPRLMPVQVDDGGGAALLRTIEDMGLSVHTGVGTQEIVTDASGAVTGMKLSDGSELATDLVVFSAGVRPRDQLARDCGLTVGERGGITVDEQCRTVNDPHVFAIGECALASDGRVYGLVAPGYEQAETAAAAISATTSIAADESEQLSFTGADLSTKLKLLGVDVASFGDAHGTAEDCLDVVYSDSRSGTYKKLVIGRNGELLGGILVGDAEAYGTLRAFTGSVPPVSPEQLVLPAGAGASVQLGPSALPDEAIICSCHNVTKGAIRGAVTDHECTTVPEVKKCTKAGTGCGSCVKVLGQLVTSELEASGIEVDKGLCGCFAQTREELYEIVLALRITSYRQLLDRYGRENARGGDGCEICKPTVGSIIASLAPTIGANGYVLDGEQASLQDTNDHFLANLQKNGSYSIVPRIPGGEITPEKLIVIGEVARDFGLYTKITGGQRIDMFGARVEQLPLIWARLVDAGFESGHAYGKSLRTVKSCVGQTWCRYGVQDSVRMAIDLELRYRGLRSPHKLKSAVSGCARECAEAQSKDFGIIATANGWNLYVGGNGGATPRHADLLAQDLSDAELIRLIDRFLMFYIRTADRLERTSTWLERIPGGLDHIREVVVEDSLGICEELESLMAAHVAGYRDEWAETINDPEKLSRFVSFVNAPDTPDPVVGFVPERDQIKPDLPLLTIGTRPLEGSAQR from the coding sequence ATGACCGCCAGCCTGGGGGCCACCCCCACGATCGTGCTCGTCGGCCACGGCATGGTCGGCCAGCGCTTCCTCGAAGCGCTCGCCGAGCGCGGCCTGACCGCCACACACCGCGTGGTCGTGCTGTGCGAGGAGCCGCGTCCCGCGTACGACCGCGTGCAGCTGACCTCGTACTTCTCGGGCACCACGCCCGAGGAACTGTCCATGACGGACATGGAGTTCATCAAGGACCACGGAATCGAGCTGCACGTCGGCGACCCGGCGGAAACGGTCGACCGGGCCGCGAAGCGGGTAACGGCCCGCTCCGGCCTGACAGTTGACTACGACACGCTCGTCCTGGCCACCGGCTCGTACCCGTTCGTGCCGCCGGTCCCGAACAAGGACGCCGAGGGCTGCTTCGTCTACCGCACGATCGAGGACCTGCTCGCGATCGAGGAGTACGCGAAGGCCAAGGCGACGACCGGTGCCGTGGTCGGCGGCGGGCTGCTCGGACTGGAGGCGGCGGGCGCGCTCAAGGGGCTCGGACTCACGTCCCACATCGTGGAGTTCGCGCCGCGCCTGATGCCGGTGCAGGTCGACGACGGCGGTGGCGCGGCCCTGCTGCGCACCATCGAGGACATGGGCCTGAGCGTCCACACCGGAGTGGGTACGCAGGAGATCGTCACGGACGCCTCGGGCGCCGTGACCGGCATGAAGCTGTCCGACGGCTCCGAGCTCGCCACCGACCTGGTGGTGTTCTCGGCCGGTGTCCGCCCCCGCGACCAGCTCGCCCGCGACTGCGGTCTGACGGTCGGCGAGCGCGGCGGCATCACGGTCGACGAGCAGTGCCGGACCGTCAACGACCCGCACGTGTTCGCGATCGGCGAGTGCGCGCTCGCGTCGGACGGCCGGGTGTACGGCCTGGTCGCGCCCGGCTACGAGCAGGCCGAGACGGCCGCCGCGGCCATCTCGGCCACCACGTCCATCGCCGCCGACGAGAGCGAGCAGTTGTCGTTCACCGGCGCCGACCTGTCCACCAAGCTGAAGCTGCTCGGCGTGGACGTGGCGTCCTTCGGCGACGCGCACGGCACGGCCGAGGACTGCCTCGACGTCGTCTACTCGGACTCCCGCTCCGGTACGTACAAGAAGCTGGTCATCGGCCGGAACGGCGAGCTGCTCGGCGGCATCCTGGTCGGCGACGCGGAGGCGTACGGCACGCTGCGCGCGTTCACCGGCTCGGTCCCGCCGGTCTCCCCGGAGCAGCTGGTCCTCCCGGCCGGCGCCGGCGCGTCCGTCCAGCTCGGTCCGTCCGCGCTGCCGGACGAGGCGATCATCTGCTCCTGCCACAACGTCACCAAGGGCGCGATCCGCGGCGCGGTCACCGACCACGAGTGCACGACGGTGCCCGAGGTGAAGAAGTGCACCAAGGCCGGTACGGGCTGCGGGAGTTGCGTCAAGGTTCTCGGCCAGCTGGTCACCTCCGAGCTGGAGGCGAGCGGCATCGAGGTCGACAAGGGCCTGTGCGGCTGCTTCGCCCAGACCCGCGAGGAGCTGTACGAGATCGTCCTCGCCCTGCGCATCACCTCGTACCGGCAACTCCTGGACCGCTACGGCCGCGAGAACGCGCGCGGCGGCGACGGCTGCGAGATCTGCAAGCCCACGGTCGGCTCGATCATCGCCTCGCTGGCGCCCACGATCGGCGCCAACGGCTATGTCCTGGACGGCGAGCAGGCCTCGCTCCAGGACACCAACGACCACTTCCTCGCCAACCTCCAGAAGAACGGCTCCTATTCGATCGTGCCGCGCATCCCCGGCGGCGAGATCACCCCCGAGAAGCTCATCGTGATCGGCGAGGTGGCCCGGGACTTCGGCCTCTACACGAAGATCACCGGCGGTCAGCGGATCGACATGTTCGGCGCGCGCGTCGAACAACTGCCGCTGATCTGGGCCCGGTTGGTGGACGCGGGCTTCGAGTCCGGGCACGCGTACGGAAAGTCGCTGCGGACGGTCAAGTCCTGTGTCGGGCAGACCTGGTGCCGGTACGGCGTCCAGGACTCGGTACGGATGGCGATCGACCTGGAGCTGCGCTACCGGGGTCTGCGCTCCCCGCACAAGCTCAAGTCGGCGGTCTCCGGGTGCGCCCGCGAGTGCGCCGAGGCCCAGTCGAAGGACTTCGGCATCATCGCCACCGCGAACGGCTGGAACCTGTACGTCGGCGGCAACGGCGGCGCCACCCCGCGCCACGCCGACCTCCTCGCCCAGGACCTCTCGGACGCCGAACTGATCCGCCTGATCGACCGTTTCCTGATGTTCTACATCCGCACGGCCGACCGCCTGGAGCGCACCTCGACCTGGCTGGAGCGGATCCCCGGCGGGCTCGACCACATCCGCGAGGTGGTCGTGGAGGACTCGCTGGGCATCTGCGAGGAGCTGGAGTCCCTGATGGCGGCGCATGTCGCGGGCTACCGCGACGAGTGGGCCGAGACCATCAACGACCCGGAGAAGCTGTCCCGCTTCGTCTCCTTCGTGAACGCGCCGGACACCCCCGACCCGGTTGTCGGCTTCGTCCCCGAGCGCGACCAGATCAAGCCCGACCTGCCGCTGCTGACCATCGGCACACGTCCCCTGGAAGGAAGCGCCCAGCGATGA